Proteins encoded in a region of the Paenibacillus sp. E222 genome:
- a CDS encoding RNA polymerase sigma factor — MTDSQLIREIKEGNLELYSELMSRYQRKILAFVYHMLKSSNMELLAEDLCSETFYKAFRSLHSFREVDASFSTWLYTIARNTVLSELRKQRSGSVPLEESGIVPVAPSENAPEHAVLRSERVMLVRDAINNLPEKQRSAIILREYDQLDYQEIANILGQSVSSVKSLLFRARSSVKTQLEPYFFEPVYEPYEGMKNR; from the coding sequence ATGACGGATTCCCAGTTGATTCGAGAGATCAAGGAAGGTAACCTAGAGTTATATTCCGAGCTGATGAGTCGTTATCAGCGTAAAATACTGGCTTTCGTATATCATATGTTGAAAAGTTCTAATATGGAGCTGCTTGCGGAAGATCTCTGTTCTGAGACTTTCTATAAGGCGTTCCGCAGTCTGCACTCATTCCGAGAGGTGGATGCCTCGTTCTCAACCTGGTTATATACCATTGCGAGAAATACGGTATTGAGTGAGCTTCGCAAACAGCGTAGTGGGAGTGTTCCACTTGAAGAGAGCGGTATTGTACCTGTTGCTCCTTCTGAGAATGCGCCAGAGCATGCTGTATTGCGCAGTGAGCGGGTGATGCTGGTTAGGGATGCAATTAACAATTTACCGGAGAAGCAGCGTTCTGCCATTATACTCCGTGAGTATGATCAACTAGATTACCAGGAGATTGCAAATATTCTTGGGCAGAGCGTTAGTTCTGTGAAATCGTTATTGTTCAGAGCAAGATCAAGCGTAAAAACTCAATTGGAACCTTATTTCTTCGAACCGGTCTACGAGCCATATGAAGGGATGAAGAACCGATGA
- a CDS encoding anti-sigma factor has protein sequence MNCNEAQELFALVWDLPEAHPQRIAFHAHLAGCEDCSQQFEVWEEAQILLHSIPVPVTEQQAERVNRNVMERIYAESPWLLPEEAKVNRFSAVIRKHMSLWIAAFLAIFLCSFLYMAMFKPDVTEAEQTSVVSTGILETGVAGSEPTSSGLYKYNMTGADRGSIIEPFVVSMGPAYPQYWMALSLLAIGMALFSLGRMHRSTNKRKQGARA, from the coding sequence ATGAATTGCAATGAAGCCCAGGAGCTGTTTGCACTGGTCTGGGACTTGCCGGAAGCTCATCCTCAGCGGATTGCATTTCATGCTCATCTCGCTGGTTGTGAAGATTGCTCGCAGCAATTTGAGGTTTGGGAAGAAGCTCAAATTCTGCTGCACAGCATACCGGTCCCAGTGACAGAACAACAGGCAGAGAGAGTAAACCGTAATGTTATGGAACGGATCTATGCGGAGTCTCCATGGCTATTGCCGGAAGAGGCAAAGGTTAATCGTTTCTCTGCTGTGATCCGCAAGCATATGTCTTTGTGGATTGCTGCTTTCCTGGCAATTTTCTTATGCAGCTTTTTGTACATGGCGATGTTTAAGCCAGACGTAACAGAAGCTGAGCAGACCAGCGTGGTCTCTACAGGTATTTTGGAGACAGGGGTAGCGGGCAGTGAGCCTACTTCCTCCGGATTGTACAAGTACAACATGACGGGAGCGGACAGAGGGAGCATTATTGAGCCCTTCGTTGTGAGCATGGGCCCAGCGTATCCTCAGTACTGGATGGCGTTGTCGTTGCTTGCAATTGGTATGGCTCTGTTCTCTCTTGGGCGTATGCATCGTTCAACGAACAAACGCAAACAAGGTGCACGTGCTTAG
- a CDS encoding histidine phosphatase family protein: MRIGLIRHGLTDWNAAGRIQGQTDIPLNAEGREQAERLGRRLLTEEYRWDHIITSGLSRAQETGEIISGLLNVPLLEPDARLKERAFGQIEGLTSEERVARWGASWETLDLGQEQIVDIQTRALGFLEDLWEAHQDQNVLIVSHGAFLANLLSALYKDRYTERIGNLSLTILEKERDDWRPLLYNCTRHLSLDLAKQPE; encoded by the coding sequence ATGCGGATCGGGCTTATTCGTCACGGCCTAACCGACTGGAATGCGGCAGGACGTATTCAAGGACAGACAGACATACCTCTGAATGCAGAAGGTCGAGAGCAAGCTGAGCGTCTGGGTAGACGTTTGCTTACCGAAGAGTATCGTTGGGACCACATCATAACAAGCGGGCTGTCCAGGGCTCAGGAGACAGGAGAGATCATCTCCGGGCTATTGAATGTTCCTTTGCTGGAGCCAGATGCACGCTTGAAGGAGCGTGCTTTTGGTCAGATTGAAGGTCTGACGTCCGAAGAACGTGTGGCTCGCTGGGGCGCTTCCTGGGAGACGCTGGATCTGGGACAGGAACAGATTGTTGATATTCAGACACGTGCATTGGGCTTTCTGGAGGATTTATGGGAGGCTCATCAGGACCAAAATGTGCTGATTGTCTCCCATGGCGCTTTTTTAGCCAATCTGCTATCAGCTTTGTACAAAGACCGCTATACGGAACGAATTGGAAACCTGTCACTCACGATCCTGGAGAAGGAACGTGACGATTGGAGACCATTGCTTTACAACTGCACACGACACCTTTCATTGGATCTGGCGAAACAACCTGAGTGA
- a CDS encoding gamma carbonic anhydrase family protein, protein MIIPYKGMQPQLHPSVYMAEGAKLIGDLTMGEESTIWFNAVLRADLAPIVIGRRCNIQDNAVGHVNTDQPLILDDDVSVGHSAIIHGCRIGTGSLIGMGAILLNGAEIGEYTLIGAGSVVTENTKIPPYTLALGTPAKVIRELTDADLERMSRTTLGYVAKGKEYRSS, encoded by the coding sequence ATGATAATTCCATACAAAGGTATGCAACCCCAGTTACACCCTTCGGTATATATGGCTGAAGGCGCCAAACTTATAGGTGATCTGACAATGGGTGAAGAATCTACGATCTGGTTCAATGCTGTGCTGCGCGCCGATCTGGCACCCATTGTGATTGGACGGCGCTGTAATATACAGGATAATGCTGTTGGGCATGTCAACACGGATCAGCCTTTGATTTTGGACGACGATGTGTCGGTGGGGCATTCTGCGATTATCCATGGATGTCGTATCGGAACAGGTTCGCTGATTGGTATGGGCGCTATCCTACTCAATGGAGCCGAAATTGGTGAATATACGCTGATCGGGGCCGGTTCTGTTGTTACTGAAAATACTAAAATACCGCCTTATACTCTTGCTTTGGGCACACCAGCCAAAGTGATACGTGAGTTGACTGACGCAGATCTTGAGCGGATGTCGAGAACTACACTAGGTTATGTTGCCAAAGGAAAGGAGTATAGGAGCTCTTAA
- a CDS encoding IDEAL domain-containing protein, whose translation MDKMKVTYEVMLGLAAEMVWDDALRKQRSEKLYMEIDKALATGDEVAFRNLTDELKAIN comes from the coding sequence TTGGATAAAATGAAAGTTACGTATGAAGTCATGTTGGGGCTGGCTGCTGAGATGGTGTGGGACGACGCGCTTCGTAAACAGCGCAGCGAGAAGCTGTATATGGAAATCGATAAGGCATTGGCTACCGGAGACGAAGTAGCTTTCCGGAATCTGACGGATGAACTGAAGGCCATAAACTGA
- a CDS encoding DUF2487 family protein → MKFSEMTQDSWAELQLYLDTCLIPYTALTGKQSPVEATEALERLRDFLDMVEIPFKGRIMTYPAFHYACPDMSMALNTLSEQIKSSGFKYVVIMSSDGELEQTQVTSADLVLSRSVLIQEVGEEGISRLVGEKIRELWKR, encoded by the coding sequence TTGAAATTCAGTGAGATGACTCAAGACAGCTGGGCGGAACTACAACTCTATCTGGATACATGCCTTATTCCATATACAGCCCTGACGGGCAAGCAGTCCCCGGTTGAAGCGACCGAGGCGTTGGAGCGGCTTAGAGATTTTTTGGATATGGTAGAGATTCCGTTCAAAGGGCGTATCATGACTTACCCTGCATTCCATTATGCGTGTCCGGATATGTCAATGGCATTAAATACCTTATCCGAACAAATCAAATCCTCCGGTTTCAAATATGTGGTTATAATGTCATCTGATGGAGAATTGGAACAGACCCAAGTGACTTCAGCTGATTTGGTATTAAGTCGTTCTGTTTTAATTCAAGAGGTTGGAGAAGAGGGGATTTCGCGTTTGGTCGGGGAAAAAATTCGTGAGTTATGGAAAAGATGA
- a CDS encoding ubiquinol-cytochrome c reductase iron-sulfur subunit, protein MSSEHDQHEASMKLPSRMEMSRRQFLTYTLGGATAYMAAGAILPMVRFAVDPILQHKGEGTSVKVAEISKITNEPQEFTFELKQQDGWYLSNASLIAWIRKDEQGKIYALSPICKHLGCTVGWNSDKQYPDEYHCPCHGAHYDKEGKNLAVAPKPLDEYVVKEDQGWVYLGDIIPNTRVK, encoded by the coding sequence ATGAGCAGTGAGCATGACCAGCACGAAGCTTCGATGAAATTGCCAAGCCGCATGGAAATGTCACGCAGGCAGTTTTTGACGTACACGCTTGGTGGAGCTACAGCCTACATGGCCGCCGGTGCAATACTCCCCATGGTCCGTTTTGCGGTGGACCCGATATTGCAGCACAAGGGAGAAGGCACCTCTGTCAAAGTAGCGGAAATCAGCAAAATTACGAATGAACCTCAAGAATTTACGTTTGAATTGAAACAGCAAGACGGTTGGTATTTGAGCAATGCTTCGTTAATCGCCTGGATCAGGAAAGATGAGCAGGGCAAAATTTATGCGCTTTCACCCATTTGTAAACATTTGGGATGTACCGTAGGTTGGAACAGTGATAAGCAATATCCCGACGAATATCATTGTCCATGCCATGGCGCGCATTATGACAAGGAAGGCAAGAATCTTGCCGTAGCCCCGAAGCCGCTTGATGAGTATGTGGTGAAGGAAGATCAGGGTTGGGTTTATCTGGGAGACATTATTCCGAACACCCGAGTCAAATAG
- the qcrB gene encoding menaquinol-cytochrome c reductase cytochrome b subunit, which translates to MFKNVYDWIDERLDITPIWRDVADHEVPEHVNPAHHFSAFVYCFGGLTFFITVIQILSGMFLTMYYVPDIINAYASVEYLQTKVAFGQIVRGMHHWGASLVIVMMFLHTMRVFFTGSYKAPREMNWVVGMLIFFVMLGLGLTGYLLPWDNKAYFATKVTLEIANTVPWLGPIIKEFLQGGTIVGAQTLTRFFALHVFFLPAVLLVLLVGHFIMIRRQGISGPL; encoded by the coding sequence ATGTTTAAAAATGTCTATGACTGGATTGACGAGCGTCTCGATATCACGCCAATTTGGAGGGACGTTGCGGATCATGAAGTTCCAGAGCACGTAAACCCGGCTCATCACTTTTCCGCATTCGTGTACTGCTTTGGTGGATTGACGTTCTTTATCACTGTTATTCAAATTTTGTCAGGGATGTTCCTGACCATGTATTATGTGCCTGATATTATTAATGCTTACGCCAGTGTCGAGTATCTGCAGACTAAAGTAGCCTTCGGCCAAATTGTACGCGGGATGCACCATTGGGGAGCCAGCTTGGTTATCGTTATGATGTTTTTACATACGATGCGTGTGTTCTTTACCGGCTCTTACAAAGCGCCACGCGAGATGAACTGGGTTGTCGGCATGCTGATCTTTTTTGTCATGCTGGGTCTGGGGCTTACCGGGTATCTGTTGCCTTGGGATAACAAAGCCTACTTTGCAACCAAGGTTACGCTTGAGATTGCGAATACGGTTCCTTGGCTGGGACCGATCATTAAGGAATTCCTGCAAGGCGGAACTATTGTAGGTGCGCAGACGTTAACACGGTTCTTTGCCCTGCACGTCTTCTTCCTTCCGGCTGTGCTTCTGGTGCTTCTGGTCGGTCACTTTATTATGATCCGCAGACAGGGCATTTCGGGACCACTATAA
- a CDS encoding menaquinol-cytochrome c reductase cytochrome b/c subunit encodes MAHGHKSDDQEKIIFVGDSRVRKGAGFITPPDYTAYPGKSEAFIPNFLLKEWMVGVVVLVGILVLTISEPAPLGYPANPSASVIPMPDWYFLFLYQYLKYPYASGDYVLLGVLGVSGVAFGALLLAPFLDTGKERRFYKRPIASSLMILSVMAVFYLTNVAWTHYAHELEASGQKPEHIQREEEAREKHAQGLPTSNAPGQKEEVAIVEKDDPAMETFKKAGCIGCHAADMKGAGGPSLRGVGDKHSQEEILTIIKEGYNSMPAQYDNAIAQGLTDDDINHLAEWLAKQKAEQ; translated from the coding sequence ATGGCTCACGGACACAAGTCAGATGACCAGGAAAAGATTATCTTCGTCGGGGACTCACGCGTCCGTAAAGGAGCGGGGTTTATAACTCCACCGGATTACACGGCGTATCCCGGCAAATCAGAGGCTTTTATTCCTAACTTCTTGCTGAAGGAATGGATGGTTGGTGTCGTTGTACTGGTTGGTATTCTGGTATTAACGATTTCGGAACCTGCACCACTGGGCTACCCGGCCAATCCAAGTGCATCGGTTATCCCGATGCCGGACTGGTACTTCCTTTTTCTGTATCAGTATTTGAAATACCCATATGCCTCAGGTGATTATGTCCTGCTCGGGGTACTTGGAGTCAGCGGAGTTGCTTTCGGCGCTTTGTTACTGGCCCCTTTTCTGGATACAGGCAAGGAGCGGCGTTTCTACAAACGTCCGATTGCATCATCACTTATGATTCTATCGGTGATGGCCGTTTTCTACCTGACCAATGTTGCGTGGACACACTACGCGCATGAGTTGGAAGCAAGCGGCCAGAAGCCGGAACATATTCAGCGTGAAGAAGAAGCGCGGGAGAAACACGCGCAGGGCCTTCCTACGTCGAATGCGCCAGGTCAGAAAGAAGAAGTGGCGATCGTCGAGAAGGATGACCCTGCAATGGAAACCTTCAAAAAGGCCGGATGTATCGGATGTCATGCGGCAGATATGAAGGGAGCAGGAGGCCCTTCGCTTCGGGGTGTGGGCGACAAACACAGCCAGGAAGAAATCCTGACGATTATCAAAGAAGGATATAACAGCATGCCTGCTCAGTACGACAATGCCATCGCCCAAGGGCTGACAGATGATGACATCAATCACCTGGCAGAATGGCTTGCGAAACAGAAGGCAGAACAGTAA
- a CDS encoding DUF1405 domain-containing protein: protein MALSYFWSREFLTNRYFLWLLFWCNALGTIYGYIWYGDQLEYTLAQQPLWQIVFVPDSPTASLFFTLSLLWILYKPKSMLLNRIGHVVQALAVVTSVKYGVWAVSIIFAGWMQGGAQNWQDWMLIASHSAMAIEALLYVRFFGFRWGALVIAALWTLLNDTMDYTYDIFPWLPASLMDHLDGVRNFTVGLTLVSILCAWLALRQAKRA from the coding sequence GTGGCTTTATCGTACTTTTGGAGCCGGGAATTTCTAACGAACCGTTATTTCCTGTGGCTTCTTTTTTGGTGTAACGCATTAGGAACAATATATGGATACATATGGTACGGGGATCAATTGGAGTATACGCTGGCACAGCAACCACTGTGGCAAATTGTGTTTGTGCCGGACAGTCCGACTGCGAGTCTGTTTTTCACACTATCCTTGTTGTGGATTTTGTACAAGCCGAAATCGATGCTTCTGAATCGGATTGGACATGTCGTACAGGCGCTTGCTGTGGTTACTTCGGTAAAATACGGAGTATGGGCAGTCTCCATCATTTTTGCAGGCTGGATGCAGGGGGGCGCACAGAATTGGCAGGATTGGATGTTAATTGCGTCGCATAGCGCCATGGCTATCGAGGCTTTGCTGTATGTGCGATTCTTTGGGTTCCGTTGGGGTGCTCTGGTGATTGCTGCATTATGGACGCTGTTAAACGATACAATGGATTATACCTATGATATCTTCCCTTGGCTGCCTGCATCGCTGATGGACCATCTGGATGGTGTCCGCAATTTCACCGTTGGACTGACGCTAGTGAGCATTCTTTGTGCATGGCTTGCCTTAAGGCAGGCCAAACGGGCCTGA
- a CDS encoding sporulation protein YpjB: MKRTFRIKTGFMVASFMTLLFWTNLSYSVSADSTGANGNTDQQVSAKNSIEQLNEEAALLYRHALENDIEEVRGSILRISKGLEHISFEGQTTVEGIHALSETIVEVKEAAVRVKSDDASLQQASAKLRLAADSLANPAKPLWLQYYKIVKNDIDALSTAADQQLSSAIIASRYALLEEHYETIRPAAMIRREPYEIAQLDAWLSHTKGLAEAKQTDIAQLKSMVAHGEELVNQLFGREKDESAFVPFVQGPNRRVAGLLITSIIIAALSYAGYRKYRAQQQGIFPFRR, from the coding sequence ATGAAGAGAACGTTCAGGATCAAAACTGGATTTATGGTGGCGTCGTTCATGACTCTATTGTTCTGGACGAACTTATCATACAGCGTATCAGCAGACAGTACAGGTGCGAACGGAAATACAGATCAGCAAGTATCAGCCAAAAATTCAATTGAGCAATTAAATGAAGAAGCGGCCCTGCTGTATCGACATGCCTTGGAGAATGATATTGAAGAGGTTAGAGGCAGTATTTTGCGAATCAGTAAAGGTCTGGAGCATATATCCTTTGAGGGTCAGACGACAGTAGAAGGCATTCATGCCCTATCCGAGACCATTGTTGAAGTGAAAGAAGCTGCGGTCAGGGTGAAAAGTGATGATGCGTCTTTGCAGCAGGCCTCTGCCAAACTTCGACTTGCGGCAGATAGTCTCGCCAACCCGGCCAAACCTTTATGGCTCCAGTATTATAAAATCGTAAAAAATGATATTGATGCGCTGTCAACCGCGGCAGATCAGCAATTAAGTTCGGCGATAATCGCAAGCCGCTACGCCTTGCTGGAGGAGCATTACGAGACCATCCGGCCTGCGGCGATGATCCGCCGTGAACCTTACGAGATCGCCCAACTGGACGCCTGGTTATCTCATACCAAGGGTCTGGCTGAGGCCAAGCAGACTGACATTGCACAATTGAAGAGTATGGTAGCCCACGGTGAAGAGCTGGTAAACCAGTTGTTCGGTCGTGAAAAGGACGAAAGTGCCTTTGTACCGTTTGTTCAGGGGCCTAATCGGAGGGTAGCCGGGTTGCTGATTACTTCCATAATCATAGCAGCGCTAAGTTATGCGGGGTACCGAAAATATCGGGCGCAGCAGCAAGGTATTTTTCCGTTTCGGCGTTAA
- a CDS encoding YitT family protein codes for MSTSKTWVQFKLILPILLGTALYAFGLLYFIIPNQLMEGGVTGITVLLNYAFNISPSLTTLVVNIPLFLVGLKILGGRQMIYTGVGIGALTVFLWLFEKMIHLGWIEPLHTQNDLLLAALYAGVTLGAGLGIVFRWGGTTGGSDIIARILNRKYGWSMGRVLLGIDFIIIGISLVYIPKEKILYTLVAVFIASKVIDFIQEGAYSARAFMIISDHAPEIADLITRDMDRGVTLIPAIGAYSKQAKHVAYCVISRQEFRRLQTIVRSVDPRAFVIISDVHDVHGEGFKES; via the coding sequence ATGAGCACTTCCAAAACCTGGGTTCAATTCAAATTGATTCTCCCCATCCTATTGGGTACGGCATTATATGCCTTTGGACTTCTGTACTTCATCATCCCCAACCAGCTTATGGAAGGCGGCGTAACCGGGATTACGGTCCTGCTGAACTATGCATTCAACATCTCTCCTTCGCTTACAACCTTGGTTGTTAATATTCCGCTCTTTCTGGTGGGGCTCAAGATTTTGGGCGGCAGACAGATGATCTATACAGGCGTGGGCATAGGAGCACTTACGGTGTTTCTGTGGTTATTTGAGAAAATGATTCATCTTGGCTGGATTGAACCGCTTCATACCCAGAATGACCTTTTACTTGCGGCGCTTTACGCTGGAGTTACCCTGGGGGCAGGCCTTGGTATCGTATTCCGCTGGGGCGGAACGACAGGTGGCTCTGACATTATTGCCCGCATACTTAATCGAAAATATGGCTGGAGTATGGGACGTGTTCTATTAGGTATCGATTTCATCATTATTGGTATCTCCCTCGTCTACATTCCCAAAGAAAAAATACTGTATACCCTTGTAGCTGTGTTTATCGCCTCTAAAGTGATCGACTTTATTCAGGAAGGAGCCTACTCGGCTCGCGCATTTATGATCATCAGTGACCATGCACCCGAAATTGCAGATCTGATTACCCGTGATATGGACCGCGGTGTAACGCTCATTCCCGCCATTGGTGCGTATTCGAAACAAGCCAAGCATGTTGCTTACTGTGTTATTTCCAGGCAGGAATTCCGACGTTTGCAGACGATTGTGCGTTCGGTTGACCCAAGAGCTTTTGTTATTATTAGCGATGTGCATGATGTACATGGAGAAGGGTTCAAGGAAAGCTGA
- a CDS encoding nucleotide pyrophosphohydrolase, translating into MEKSIAEMQREVDLYISQFKEGYFSPLAMLARMSEEVGELAREVNHEFGEKPKKSSEADNSIELELGDILFITICFANSLGIDLAEAHDKVMHKFNTRDANRWTPKNTD; encoded by the coding sequence ATGGAGAAAAGCATTGCAGAAATGCAGCGTGAGGTTGATCTGTATATTTCTCAGTTCAAAGAAGGATACTTCAGCCCGCTGGCCATGCTCGCCCGTATGTCTGAAGAGGTGGGAGAGCTTGCAAGGGAAGTGAATCACGAATTTGGTGAGAAGCCGAAAAAATCTTCCGAAGCAGACAATTCCATTGAGCTTGAGCTCGGGGACATATTATTTATCACGATTTGTTTTGCTAACTCTCTAGGGATCGACCTGGCTGAGGCGCACGACAAAGTCATGCATAAATTTAACACACGCGATGCAAATCGGTGGACGCCAAAAAACACCGATTAG
- a CDS encoding tetratricopeptide repeat protein: MMTPEEYMQHAYRCILQNDFEQAIRWFESAINAHPEHAELYYRCSITHARSQHLAPALEYARKAVELSQGIEEYVLHLQTLEAKQISLQAKVLLEQAGDGTHERYVQAADLLKQAVKLDPLYVEAHIMLALAYSDLNEFDLATRSVRDALLLDPQNEQLHLMLQEIKQRMKSIQ, encoded by the coding sequence ATGATGACACCGGAAGAGTATATGCAGCATGCTTATCGCTGTATTTTGCAAAATGATTTTGAGCAGGCGATTCGTTGGTTTGAATCTGCTATTAATGCTCACCCGGAACATGCGGAGCTCTATTATCGTTGTTCCATTACACATGCCCGCAGTCAACACCTGGCTCCAGCGCTTGAATATGCGCGTAAGGCTGTTGAACTGTCACAGGGGATAGAGGAATATGTTTTGCATTTGCAGACCCTGGAAGCCAAACAGATAAGCCTTCAGGCCAAGGTGCTGCTGGAGCAGGCCGGAGACGGAACGCATGAACGATATGTGCAGGCGGCCGATCTGCTGAAACAGGCGGTTAAACTTGATCCGTTATATGTGGAAGCGCATATCATGCTTGCACTTGCTTACAGCGATCTGAATGAGTTCGATCTTGCAACCCGGTCCGTTCGTGACGCATTGTTACTGGACCCGCAGAATGAGCAACTGCATCTAATGTTACAGGAAATTAAGCAGCGTATGAAGTCCATTCAATAA
- the dapB gene encoding 4-hydroxy-tetrahydrodipicolinate reductase — protein MSEVIRVAVIGAAGRMGREVVKLVLQDPELELAAAVNRSGVGTDAGTLVGLPECGVLLTDDIEMAFAETKPQVMVDFTVPQYAFAHTEIAIRHGVRPVMGVTGFTPEQIEQLDKQCQDKGIGGLIAPNFSIGAILMMRFAAQAAKHMPNVEIIEYHGDQKLDAPSGTAIKTAELIAANREELRQGNPNEEETIEGSRGGYYNGFRIHSVRLPGVFAQQEVVFGDFGQSLKIRHDSYERAGYMPGVKIGVQKVMEYTGLIYGFDHFID, from the coding sequence ATGAGTGAAGTAATAAGAGTTGCCGTAATCGGAGCGGCTGGCCGGATGGGCCGTGAAGTAGTGAAACTGGTGCTTCAAGATCCTGAACTGGAGCTCGCCGCAGCGGTCAACCGCTCCGGAGTAGGCACGGATGCCGGAACACTTGTCGGTCTGCCCGAATGTGGGGTGCTTCTGACCGATGATATCGAGATGGCTTTTGCAGAGACTAAACCACAGGTTATGGTGGACTTCACAGTCCCTCAATACGCCTTTGCCCATACAGAGATTGCCATTCGTCACGGTGTAAGACCTGTTATGGGTGTTACCGGCTTTACGCCGGAGCAGATTGAACAGCTGGACAAGCAGTGTCAGGACAAAGGCATTGGAGGGCTAATCGCCCCGAATTTCTCGATCGGTGCTATTCTGATGATGAGATTTGCCGCACAAGCTGCCAAACATATGCCGAACGTGGAGATCATCGAATATCACGGCGATCAGAAGCTGGATGCTCCTTCAGGTACAGCAATCAAAACAGCCGAGCTAATTGCAGCAAACCGTGAGGAACTTCGTCAGGGCAATCCGAATGAAGAAGAGACGATCGAAGGATCGCGTGGCGGATATTATAATGGATTCCGAATTCATAGTGTACGGTTGCCGGGGGTATTCGCCCAGCAGGAAGTGGTATTTGGAGACTTTGGCCAATCTCTCAAAATTCGTCATGACTCTTATGAACGGGCAGGTTATATGCCTGGTGTTAAGATTGGTGTACAGAAGGTTATGGAATATACAGGACTCATCTACGGATTTGATCACTTTATCGACTAA
- the mgsA gene encoding methylglyoxal synthase, giving the protein MLKIAFIAHDRKKEEMVNFVTAYENVFTDHQLYSTGTTGLRIMEGTSLQIHRFESGPLGGDQQIGALVAQNEMDLIIFLRDPLMAQPHEPDINALLRLCDVQGIPLATNIATAEILVKALDRGDFGWRELVHKYKPEGGLNSGDAQ; this is encoded by the coding sequence ATGTTGAAAATCGCATTTATTGCCCATGATCGCAAAAAAGAAGAGATGGTTAACTTCGTGACAGCCTACGAAAATGTATTTACAGACCATCAACTCTACTCGACAGGTACAACAGGTCTTCGTATTATGGAAGGCACCTCATTACAGATCCATCGGTTTGAATCCGGTCCACTGGGCGGGGATCAACAGATCGGAGCTTTGGTTGCGCAAAATGAGATGGATTTGATTATTTTTCTGCGTGATCCATTAATGGCACAGCCGCATGAACCAGATATTAACGCTTTGCTGCGTTTGTGCGATGTACAGGGAATACCGCTTGCTACCAATATTGCAACGGCAGAGATTCTCGTTAAAGCGCTCGATCGCGGTGATTTTGGCTGGAGAGAGCTTGTACATAAATACAAGCCTGAGGGTGGATTGAATTCGGGTGATGCTCAATGA
- the bshB1 gene encoding bacillithiol biosynthesis deacetylase BshB1: protein MSLDILIFGAHADDAEIGMAGTIAKHTAAGLKVGVCDLTRAEMSSNGTVERRAEEAEQASRVLGLSCRSNLGLPDRGLYMTPEHIEAVTAEIRRHAPRIVFAPYWEDRHPDHVMCSKLVQEAVFNAKLRNYKPDMPAVQVKELYFYFINDIGPTDLIVDITEHYEQKENSLLSYRSQFELGEGAVATPLTQGYIERVKARDSLLGQRSLIPFAEGFASITPYVVHQFGQAAKS from the coding sequence ATGAGTTTGGACATTCTCATATTTGGTGCACACGCGGATGATGCAGAGATTGGAATGGCAGGAACGATTGCCAAACATACTGCAGCGGGACTGAAAGTAGGCGTGTGTGATCTGACCCGGGCAGAGATGTCCTCCAACGGGACAGTAGAGCGCAGAGCCGAGGAAGCGGAGCAAGCCTCCCGCGTCCTCGGTCTTTCGTGTCGAAGCAATCTCGGTTTGCCTGATCGGGGACTGTATATGACTCCTGAACACATCGAAGCTGTGACTGCCGAGATACGGCGTCATGCCCCTCGAATCGTGTTTGCGCCTTATTGGGAGGATCGTCACCCGGATCATGTGATGTGCAGCAAGCTGGTGCAGGAGGCTGTCTTTAATGCCAAGCTTAGAAACTATAAGCCGGACATGCCCGCAGTTCAGGTGAAAGAATTGTATTTTTACTTCATTAACGATATCGGACCAACGGATTTGATTGTGGATATTACGGAACACTATGAGCAGAAGGAAAATTCATTGCTCAGTTATCGTTCCCAGTTCGAATTGGGAGAAGGCGCAGTTGCCACTCCATTGACTCAAGGATATATTGAACGTGTAAAAGCCCGGGATTCTTTGCTCGGACAGCGTAGCCTTATTCCATTTGCAGAAGGATTCGCTAGTATTACACCATATGTAGTTCATCAATTTGGCCAAGCTGCCAAGTCATAA